One Pseudobutyrivibrio xylanivorans genomic window, TGACATTTGATAAATCGACACCTGCATTTTTAAATACGTCGCCCATGTCATCAACCTTTTTAATGCGACCCTTCAGATATCCCTGTGCGAGAACGACATTGTCTTCTGTGACTGAGAAATCAGTTGCTTCGATTTTGATTCCATCATCAACATAGTTCAAAAGGACATTTGTATCGATTGAAAAGACCTTGCCCTTGTTGGTAGTGTAGGTAATGTTGTCGGTGAAGGAATTGGTATAGTTGGTGTTACCATTTCGCTTTATAGTAGCAACAACTTTCTCTTCATCCGGAAGAGGAGCGTATATCTCCATAGTGCTAAAATTCTTTCCGAAGATTGAAATGTAGGCACCCTTGGTCTTATGAGACAAATCGAAGGTAATCTTGTGGGTGTGATTACGCTTGTCTAAATACATGAAGCATGTGATATCGTGATCAGGTGCATCTGTGCCAAGCAGCTCCCAAATGAAATCACCCTGTCCCTGTGGAATAGTCAGCTTAAATTCGCTGCATTCGGTACCATCATCAATATATTTTTCCTCAGTCTTTTCAATTCCAATGTTTCGGACAAAGTTGAAAATGTTTCGTTTGTTATTGTGGAACCATTCCTGATTGATATCGTTATTAAGATCTGGCGCCTTAAGGAAGAGATTCTCGCCTGTATTGAAACCGTAGGAAATGTCACCTAAAAGTGGGGCAACAAGATATACTGTTTCATTGTCGGCATAGGCTTCCATTTCTCCCACATTGAGAACCAGCACGTTCAAATCGGATTTGCAGGAGAATTTGCGCTGCTCGCAGGAACGTTCACCTTTGATGCTACCGCTGATAGAATATGGGAACCCTTTAAGTTTCTTGATATAAGCGCTTCCTGAATAACGGATATCTGCGTTTGTGTAATTTCGGAACAAATCCTTCAGGTCGATATTGTAGGCAAGATAATCGGGACTGTTCAGAGTGGATTCGGAGAAGTCCACAACCGATGCCAAAACTCTGAATGATGGATTAAATTCCAGCTCTACTTTTGTAAGTATGGCGAGAGCCAAAACCACACCTATTATTATCCATAACTTCTTCTTTTTCATAATGACAATTATATTAATTCTGTAGGAGTATCTGCAATAGACAATGCGATTGATGTGTCCATCTCCAACAGATGTTCTGCTGCCGTGGCATCTTTATATGCGATTGAATCCTCTGCATAGCGAACGCAGGCCTGATGATATTTCTCATCCTCGCCGCTTTGCTTGTAGATGTACATATACAGTCTGGCAGTTTCCAGCTTTAACAGGTAGTTGTTGGAAATGGTTGCTGTAGAGTCCAAATTTTGGGCAACAGCTTCAGCACGGGCATACTCATTCATGTTGCAGAAGGTTTCAATCAGAAGCTTTATATCCTCAAGATAATCCTGAATTGTGATTTCAGTGCTCTTCATAAATCCGGCAAATTCCTCAAGATGCTGATATACAAATTCATCGTCCCCAGTCTGATGATGGAAGCTTGCATGTAAAATAGCCAGGGTGAAATCGTGATAGTGAATATCGTTCTTTCTGGCAATTTCTGTGGCACGCTTTATGTAGGTCTCTGCCTCGGAAAATCTGTGAATATGCAGATATGAATAGGCAAGGTTCAGGCATGCAACAAGATAGGAATGAGGTTCATTCTCAAAGTTTGTTCCGTAATCCTCCAAATCCTGCATCGCCATTTTTCCATAATTTACAGCGCTGTCATAATCGCCCAAGAGCATGTAGCGGTTGCAGATTGTGGTGTAAAAGTAATGCTTGGCGCCCTGAATCTTGTTTTTATCAATGTAATTAAAGGCATCAAGGCATTTGTAGAGCATTTTCGAATCGTAACCCAGAATTCCGTATGCAATGGCCAGTCCACGAAGAGTCATGATGTAGTTTTTGGTGTCATTAAGCTCCTCATAGATTGTTTTTGCCATATTCAGATTATCAATGCCCAGCTCAGCGCTGTTGGCATGAATCAGATTAATTCCCTTGTCGTAATATTCCTTTGCAATTTGCTCAGAACTTGCCATGTTTTGCCCTCCTAAACACAATTGACCACAATTTAATATGATAATTCTATAATAATTTTGTGACTATTTTCGTAACTTGTTGTTTAATCACTGTCAACAATTTATACTAGAAGATGACTAATTGTGTGTTACTCAACGATTGCAAAATGGGGATGAGATATGAAAAGTACTAATAGTTTTGTTTACAACTTGACATTAATTGGTGGACTCCTTTTATTTTTCTTTATTATCATTATGACCTTCGTGGGAGAATATTCGCTTTCAGACGAGAGAAGTTACACGGACATGACGATAGAGGATTTCAATGAGGGATGGAAGAGAATTCATTGGAATGGAATAGTTGAGGAGATTAGCGTTCCTGGAAACTATGAGGCGGAGGGGTCTCATGAATTTGTCATGCGAAATAAGGTGAAAGCATGGCAGGACAAGGACTGCTATTTGGGCTTCAATTCAAATAAGCAGGACGTGGAGGTGTACGTTGGCGAGAAATTGCGATATACCTATTCTACAGCTAAGACCCGCCTTTTCGGTGATCATAGTCCGAGCATTATGGTCTTTGTTCCCCTCACACCAGCAGATAATGGGTCAACTATTAAGATTGTATTAAAGGGAAATAATAATTACTCAGGCGTTATAGACGGATTTATTATTGGAACACAGCTTGGCATAGTAAAACACATTTACGAAGAGGAGCGATACACACTACTTATGATATTAGTGTCTTTGACTTTGGGTGTTATTGCTTTCATTATTGGTGTCAGCGTAAAAATTGCGTACAACAGGGCGATTTCGCTGTTCTTTGCAGGTTGGAGCGTAATCTGTGCTAGCATGTGGGCGCTTGCTGAGTCAAGCTGCCGACAACTGTTCGTGCCAAACTATTCATTATTGTCATATTTAACCTACACAGCAATTGGAATGATTCCGATTGCAATGAGTCTTTACTTCGACAGACTGCAGCAGGGACGCTATCGAATGATTTATATGTGCCTGGCGGTACTGGAAGAATTCTCTGTATTTGTAGCTATTATTCTTCAGTTCTACAATGATACTGATTTAAGCAATTTGCTTCAAATTTCATTTATTGCATTCGCCCTTACTGTGGTTGCATATATTCTTACTTCTATTCCTGATTTGCTAGCGGGCCGTGTGAAGGCATACTGGCCAGAGTTTATTGGTGTCCTTGGCGCTATGTTTATGGGCGCTTTTCAGATGTATTACTATCAGACAAAGCATCCGATTATCATGAACCCGTTTTATCTAATGTGTGGCCTTGTTTTCCTGATGGTAATGGCTTACATCAGAGCATTGAGGGATATTAGAGATACTGAGAGAGAAATGTATGCTGCTGTTCAGGCTCATGATGCCAGCACTGCATTTATGACACGTATGTCCCACGAGATGCGAACACCAATCAATGCCATACTTGGTATGAACAAGATGATTCTTCGCGAGAGTAAGGAAGAAAATATCCTTGATTATGCCAGAGATGTTAATGGCGCAGGTAATTATCTCCTTTCGATAGTTGATGAGGTCCTTGATTTAGCGAAGGTTACTGCAGGAAAATTTGAGATTTCCCCTGAGGACTATGATTTGATGGACATGATTCGCGAATGTTACGCACTGGTTCGTCCAAGGGCAAAGGCAAATCGTTTGTCATTTGAGGTGGACATGAGTGATGTGCTTCCTTCAACACTTCGCGGTGACAAGGAGCGAATCATTCAGATAATTACAAACCTTTTGACAAATGCCATTAAATATACTCCTGAGGGCCGCGTTACATTATCGGTTCAGGGCAAGATTAATGATGGAAAGCTGATGCTGATTGTGACGGTTACTGATACGGGAATTGGTGTGGCTGAGGAAAATATGCCATTCCTCTTTGAATCCTTCAGGCGTGTTGGTGAGTTTAACAGTAAACGAATAGAAGGTACGGGACTTGGTCTTACCATTACGAAGCAGTTGGTTGATTTGATGGACGGAACAATTACGGTAGAGTCTGAGCTCGGAAAAGGCTCTACATTTACAGTAATGATTCCTCAGGAAATCCGTTCGGTTGAGCCTTGTGGAACATTCTCCATGGGACCTAACGGAGATCGACGTGTCATGGATCGTCACGAAAACTTTGATGTGTTTGGCAAGATTCTTGTGGTTGATGATGTGGCAATTAATCTTCGAGTATTCTCGGTGCTTTTAAACAATACTGATATATCTGTGGATACAGCTCTTAGCGGTCCGGAGGCCATTGAGAAGATTAAGAGAAACAAATACGATATCATCTTCCTTGATCATCTGATGCCTGGCATGGATGGATTGGAGCTTAAGACTCTCATTGATAATCTTCCTGATAATCCAAACAAGGAGACTCCAATTGTGATGCAGACGGCCAATGCAGTTGTTGGCGCCAAGGAAGAGTATGAGCGCCTTGGCTTCACCGACTACATCGCCAAGCCTATTAAGGAAGAAGAGTTGCGAAAGATCATCCGTAAATATATAATTTGATGTGAAGTATTACGTGAGCTGGTTAAAAAACATATGAGTATATAATGAGCTGGTTGCTCAGTACCTATAGATAGCTGTAGCTGACAAGCTCTGATATTTCTTAAGTGAGAAATTTCTTGATTTGCAAAGCAAATCGAGAACATGACGAGCCCATTGCTTTAGCAATTTGCATGGGCGAGTATCCCGTTAGTCGAACTGAGAAATCATCAGGCTTGTAAGTGTAACAGCTAAGAGTATATTGAAAATGCAACCAGCGGAGTAGATAACCAGCGGATTAGGAGAATTTTATGGGATTTAATCCAGCAGATTTATTTAAAGTTAGAAGTGCAGCAGAGACATTCAATTCAAATCACCCAAAGCTGCTTCCATTTTTTAATGCGGTGAAGGGACGTGCAATGACTCCAGGTTCAGTCATTGAAATCGCAGTCACTGATTCAACCGGAGAGCGCATCGAGACCAACCTTCGAATCCAGGAAAGCGACCTGGAACTCATTCGTCTATTGACGGAGATGGGCATGAAAGGCTAATTCGTATTTGCGTATTGGAATATTGCGAGAACTAGGAGAGCCCCAGTAGGCATCAAGCTCTTAGGTCTCTCAGTGAGACATGTAGTCGAACAGAGAGACTCTAAGGCTTGTAGCCGTAACTGGGGCTTTTGATGTATTGGTGGATTTTTGAAATCTTCCGTCAGTCTTCCGCAATTCTTCCGACTGCGCTCACCTGTCCGTCACATTCGTACAGTAAAGTAGCAGCATAGAGATTCACAAATTCGCAGGAAGGAGAATTCCTATGGGACAAATTCAAAAAGTTTTTAATCGATACGAAAAGAAATTTTTACTGGATGAGCAGACATATCTGGCATTCAAGAAGGAGCTGGATGAGTACATGTTAGAAGATGAGTACGGACTGCACACAATTCGAAATATATACTACGATACACCAGATGATGAGCTGATTCGAACCTCCATTGAGGGACCAAAATACAAAGAGAAGTTTCGAGTCAGATGCTACGGCAAGCCGACCTACGATAGCATGTGTTTTCTTGAGATAAAGAAGAAGTACAAGGGACTGGTCAATAAAAGGCGAGTGGCAATTCCAATGGAGGAGGCAGAAACCTATCTGATAGATGGAAAAATGCCAAGTCATCCAAATCAGATTTTCAAAGAGATAGATTATTTCTTCTCACATTATCCAATCGAGCCGAAGCGCTACATCGCATATGACCGGTTGGCAATGTATGGTAAGGAGGATTCAGAGTTCAGAGTTACCTTTGATCAGAACATCAGAAGTCGTACCTGGAACCTGACACTGTACAGTGATGAGGATAACGAATATCTTTTGGAACCAGGACAGCGGCTGATGGAGGTTAAAATATCAGATGCAATGCCACTTTGGTTTGCAAGGCTTCTGTCTAAATACAGGGGTTATCCAACATCATTTTCCAAGTATGGAAATTTCTACAAGAAACAGCTTAAGGAAGCAGCAGAACATTCGTTAGCAGTATAAAGGAGTAAAAAATGGAATCAATTTTAGCAGCACTTCAGGCATCAAGCGTTGAGACAACATTCACAATAGTTGACGCGATTATCGACGCATTAGCGTCAGGAATTTTAGGACTTATAATCTCACTTACATATATCAAAACTGGCAAGACATCAAAGAATTTTGCAAGGACACTTATCATTTTACCGATACTGGTTTGCATAGTAATGCTGGCAGTTAATGGAAACTTTGGAACAAGCTTGGCGGTAGTTGGAGCGTTTTCACTGGTACGATTCAGATCATTGCAGGGAAGCTCACGCGACATCGGATTCATTTTCTTTGCAATGGCGATTGGTATCGTTTGTGCAATCGGCGAGTTGCCACTGGCAGCACTCGTGACAGCTCTCGTTTGTGCAATTCACTTCGGATTATTTTTCACAGGCTATGCGAACCATGATGGTGATGAAAAGGATTTACGTGTGACAATCCCAGAGAACCTGGATTATAGCGATATATTCGACGATCTTTTTGCCAAGTACACAAAGACTGCAAAGCAGGTGGCAGTTAGAACAACAAACATGGGCTCAATGTACGAAATTAATTATCGTATCCGACTCAACGATGAAAAACAGGAGAAGAATTTCCTGGATGAAATCCGAATGAGAAACGGAAATCTTACAGTTGTTTGTGGACGTTGTGATGCAAATGAAGCAGAGGAATTGTAATTATGAAAAGAAGAATAGTATTGGCTCTTATGGGGCTTATGATAATAGGAACATTGGCTGGATGTGGAGCAATCACATCAGCTTCAAATACAGGAGATTCTGGGAGTGCCACCACGGCGGAGGTAACCTCTACGAAGGTGGCAAACTCAGAGAATGCTACATCGACTATTGATGACTATAAAGCTCTTACCGTAAATACGGATTGGGAGGAAAAAGCATCAGTTACATTTACAGAATCAGGAATGACAATAGATGGAGCTGGTGCGACAAATGAAGATGGTGTCTTGTGCATCACTGAGGGGGGCGCATACACTCTGACAGGTAGTTCAAGCGCCACATCTATTGTGATTAACACTGAGGAAAATGTGAAGCTTATCCTGAACGGGGTGGAGCTTACAAGCACAAATGGACCTGTTATTTATGGCGCACAGGTGAAGAATCTTTACATTGAGCTTGCTAGTGGCACAACAAATACTCTTGAGGACAGCTCCGATTATGCAACTGATTCTTCATCAGGTGAGGAGATTGGAAAGGGAGTTATTTCCTGCGAGGACGATATTATCATCCTTGGTGATGGCACTCTTAACATCACTGCAAATCACAAGCACGGTATAGTCTCTGACGACAAGCTTTATATTGAGTCGGGAAATATCAATATTGTTTCAAAGGGCACAGATGGAATTCATGCCAATGATTTGATTTCTATCGACGGAGGAAGCATTAATATTGAAGCGGCCAGCGACATGATGGAAAGTGAAGACCTCTTTGTGATTAATGGTGGAACAATCACTGGCTCAAGTGATGATGAGGGTCTGGAGGCAAAGGGCTCAATTTATATCTATGGTGGTGAAATCGATATCACAACTGTGGATGATGCAATCAACGCAGGCTATTACATTGAGATAAATGATGGAAAAATTACTGTGACAAGCACAAATGGTGACGCCATTGATTGCAATGGAAATTATGATGGATGCATCACTATTAATGGTGGTGAAGTGAATGCTACAGGTGCACAGGTTCCTGAAGGAGCACTTGATGCAGATGAGGCATCGGTAATCATCAACGGTGGAAAGGTTACAGCTTCAGGCGGCTGTAACAGTCCAATTATTGAAAACGGAGGTGAAAACAATATCACTGGAGAAACCTCCACTGGAGGTGGTCCAGGTGGCGGCTTCGGAGGTAATGGAGGCCCAGGTGGAAATGGTGGTCAGAAGCCAGATGGTGAACCACCAGAGGGATTTAGTGAGGGCGAGCGCCCAGAGTTACCATCCAAGTAATCCATAAAAAATCCCTGGTGGTATAATAACCATCAGGGATTATTTTATGTTGGAGTTTATTGTGCAAATTCCCGCTATTTAAATTCAAAGAATTTGGTATCTAATTCTGGATAAGCACGCTTCATGGAAATAGGGATTCCTGCTTTGTTTACAAAGCAGTGAACACTGCGAGCAACAGCACGGTCCTCACCAGTTGCTTTATCGTATATACGATATGCAATTTCCATCTCATGACCATCGTAGGACAGTAGCTTTGTGTCGACAATTACCGTCTCATCAAATTTGATTGAGCTTCTATGCTCAATGCTCTGGGAAACTACAGGCGAGCTGATTTCCATATCAAGCATCTGCTTGAAACCAAGGCCCATCTGTTCCATCAAATTCATCCAGGCATCCTCCATCCAGTTGGTATAGTTGGAAGGATGGATGATTCCCTGCTGATCTGTCTCATGATATTTTGTGTGATGCTCAAAAGGGGTAATCTTTATCTGCCTCTTAGCACCAGCAACTTCAATTTCTTGTTTTGCCATCGTCTTACCTCCTAATGAAATTGGATAATTAAATTATAACACTAAACATTATTTTTCCATAGTCAGCATTTGTCGATGACGGTTGCTACCAGCATGTGATGATACTATTCATGGTATATCTTTTAATATAGGGATAGATTGGACATGGTCCCCACCACCTTGCAGGTCTGTATAGGTGAATTGGAGCAAAATAATAGATTCTCTTAATGCTACTGATGTAGCTTTTAGTGGGTGTATTTTTATTGATTTTGCACTTTGAAGCAACTGTTTGATATACACAGACACTGTCATAGACTACAAATGACCTTACCAAACAAGATTTAGGATAATTGTGTTCATGTTACATTCACCAAGTAAAAGTCAAAAGCAGGTTTTGTGAATTTTAAGATATACCATGAATAGTATCCTTGTGATACAATACTGCTTAGTATGTTTTTAATGAGGGAGAATTATGAAGAAGTATATAAGTGCTGCAGCAGTTCTAGGATTGATTGTTTTTTGTGGAGTTGCGGCTGTGTTGCAGTCTGGTGAGATTCAGGAAACGCAGGATGATATAGAGGCTATGGCTCAGGCTGAGGTTATAGCCGAGGAAGAAGTGCCTACTTCAATGGCTGACTGGAGAGATAATCATCTGAAGGTCAAGGGAATATATGTGACAGGCCCAACAGCCGGCTCTGAGAGGATGGATGACATCATCAGTCTCGTGAATGAAACAGAGCTGAATGCTGTGGTAATTGATGTTAAGGATGATGCGGGAAATGTCACCTTCAAAATGAATAATGAAAATGTAATCAGCATGGATGCCGGTGTTGCTTACATTAAGGATATAGAAAAGCTTTTGGCTGAACTTAAGAAAAATGATATCTATGTGATTGCAAGAATCCCATGCTTTAAGGATCCAATTTTGGCAGCCACACATCCGGAATTGGCGTTGACTGCTTCAGACGGCTCACCTGTTACCGATGCAAATGGAAATGCTTGGGTTAATCCAACCAAGGAAGAGGTTTGGGATTACATTTTAAGTCTTGTGGACAGCTGCTGTGAGCTTGGTTTTGATGAAATCCAGCTGGATTATGTTCGTTTTCCAATTGGACAGAATGCAGAGGAAGCTTTGTATGGCGCAGTATCTGATGATGACAATCGTCAGAGCTACATCACACAGTTCCTTGGCAGAGTTTGTGATGAGGCACATAAGTATAATGTCCCTGTTGCGGCAGATGTCTTTGGAACAATTATCAAAAGCACTGCGGATGCAAAGCATGTAGGCCAGGACTACGTAACACTGGTTTCTAATCTGGATGTCATTTGCCCAATGATTTACCCATCACATTACGCTGCAGGCGAGTTCGGATTGGACGTGCCGGACGCAGCTCCTTATGACACAATTTATGCTGCGCTTGAAGGCTCAAATGAAGCACTGGAATCATTGCGTTCTGGTGATGGAGCTTCCAGTGGAAATGCTGCTGGTGGTCAGGGTGCTAATGGAGCAGTGGTTAGACCTTGGCTTCAGGCCTTCACCGCCAGCTGGGTGGATGGCTACATCAATTATGGTGGCCCAGAAATCCGCCAGCAGATTGAAGCAGTTTACGCAGCCGGCTACGAGGAGTGGATTCTCTGGAACTCCAAGAGTGATTACAGCATGGGCGGGCTAGAGAAATAGAATATGAATTAGGCTGTTGTTAAGAAAGAAATGGTCAATGGCCGATTTTGATTTGAATCCTCAGTGGATGGCTAGCGCTGTCTACTGGGGATTTTTGAAATAATGCTTTATTATTATTGAATTCCGTGATACAATTCATTAATCATACTCATTCGAGTATTAAAAATCCATTGGCGGCTTAACTAAATATCGTGGTCCATGTACAGTTTGTTGGGTGGTACCACCGCATTCTTTGTTTTTGAGGAAGCGGGGCATTGCTATTCTTGAGTGCAACAAGATAAGCAGGTTTTTTGAGAATTGGGGTACCCGTAGTGGTTTTTGGTACCACAAGGAATGTGGACTTTACTAATCTTGGGGTGTGCTGGTACCACAAGACTTGGAAAAGTGTAATTTCTTGAGGTACCATGAGCTGATTCGGCACCACCGGGATTGGTGAAATCTTGCAGATTGGGGTACTACACTACCTCAAGAATAGAGATTCGCTGTTTCCTTGGGGTACCATTGGAAGCTTATAGTACCACTAGGATTAAAAAGCTAAAAATCTTGGGGTACCAAATTGCTAAAACTAGCTGTAGGGCAAAAAATCTGGCCTAGCGTCTTCCAAGCAAGGAAGAACATGCAAGGACCGTATACTTTTGTTTGGAAACATGAGGATTTCCAACAACAATATTTTTATTTTGCACAAGGAGGATTTATGAAGAAACAAAAGAGTGCTGAAGAGATGAAAGAATACTTTGAAAATGAGCTGAATGCAGTGAAAGATTTGCTTGTGATTAATGAGGCTAATATGAAAAGCTTGGAGGGGGTTCCGGAGGGGAGTCTTAGAGTCAGAAAAAAGAAGGAATCATACCAGTATTATTTTAAATCAAATGGAACAGATTGCGAAAAATATATTAGCACATCAAGAAAAAATCTGATTCAGAAAATCGCGCAGCTGGATTATGAAATGAAGGCCAACAAAACTTTAAAGCAGCGTAAGAATTGTCTAGAAAAAATGATACGGAACTATGAGGATTCAGACATAGAGCAATTATATGAAAAGCTTGGTGAAGGAAGAAAAGGATTGGTTAAGCCATTAGTTACTCCAACTGATGAGTATGTGGCTGATTGGTTAGAGAAGCATTCTGGTGGAAAGAATAATTATCCAATTTCAAAGCCAATTAAAACAAAGCGAGGGGAAATAGTAAGATCCAAATCTGAGAAGTTTATTGCAGATATGCTTTATGCAAAAGGGATACCTTACCAGTATGAGCCGCAACTAGTTTTGGGGCGAGATAACATTTATTATCCTGATTTCTTAGTCTTAAATGTAAGGAACAGAAAGACATATATTTGGGAGCATCTGGGGTTGGTAGATGATGAAGGATATAGCAGTAAGAATTTTAAGAAGATATTGTCATATGAAAAACATGGTTTTCTCCTTGGAAGAGACTTGATCATCACAATGGAGACAGAGAATGATGTTATTGATTTGAAAAATGTTGAAGATAAAATAGCGGAATTTTTGATGTGAGAAGTTGTGACTAAATGGAGAATTGTCTGTGAATAATGTATGTATTATTGGAGTATATACTTGCTTTTTCTTTTTTTGAGTGTAGAATTCCAAATAGTCAGACTCTAAAGGGAGAAGTGTTGAGCTGACTATTTTTATGTGGAGGTATTCTATATGAGAAGAAAAAAGGTATTGGCATTTATGATGGCTTTTGCAATGGTTGCTTCAGTAGCAACGCCTGCTATTACAGCTGATGCAGCTGGCCTTACTCAGGCAACAGCACCAGATCAGGTTAAGTATGGAAAATTAACCGCTGCCGAGAAGAAGGTTTTGGCATCTATTTTTGATGTTGAGTTTTATAAGGCTCAGAACCCAGAGCTTGTTGAAAAGCTAGGCAGTGATTATGATAAATTATTTGAACACTTCTGTTTATGTGGAATCTTTGAAGGACGTACATGTAATGCAAACTTTGACCCATCAGCTTATGCTTCAGCATATTCTGATTTAAAGGCACAGTTTGGTACAGATATCATCAAGTACTATGAGCATTATGTAGCTTTTGCAGCTAAGGAAGATAGAACTATTACTACAATTGCAGCTTGTGCAGAAAAAGGTATCACAGTTGAGTCTCTTGCTGTAGATACTGTTAAGATTACACCTGCAGCTTATCAGATTGCATTAAAGCTTGGTACAACTGATTTTTCAGTAGTACAGAATGCTGTTAATAGAGCTGCTGAGATTGCAGCGCAAAATAATTCTGGTGGCGGAGTAACTATTGTAGCAACAACAAGTAAAGTAGATGAATTAATTGCTAAAGCAGCAGGTTTAACTTTTGTTGGAACAGTAGGTA contains:
- a CDS encoding hybrid sensor histidine kinase/response regulator produces the protein MKSTNSFVYNLTLIGGLLLFFFIIIMTFVGEYSLSDERSYTDMTIEDFNEGWKRIHWNGIVEEISVPGNYEAEGSHEFVMRNKVKAWQDKDCYLGFNSNKQDVEVYVGEKLRYTYSTAKTRLFGDHSPSIMVFVPLTPADNGSTIKIVLKGNNNYSGVIDGFIIGTQLGIVKHIYEEERYTLLMILVSLTLGVIAFIIGVSVKIAYNRAISLFFAGWSVICASMWALAESSCRQLFVPNYSLLSYLTYTAIGMIPIAMSLYFDRLQQGRYRMIYMCLAVLEEFSVFVAIILQFYNDTDLSNLLQISFIAFALTVVAYILTSIPDLLAGRVKAYWPEFIGVLGAMFMGAFQMYYYQTKHPIIMNPFYLMCGLVFLMVMAYIRALRDIRDTEREMYAAVQAHDASTAFMTRMSHEMRTPINAILGMNKMILRESKEENILDYARDVNGAGNYLLSIVDEVLDLAKVTAGKFEISPEDYDLMDMIRECYALVRPRAKANRLSFEVDMSDVLPSTLRGDKERIIQIITNLLTNAIKYTPEGRVTLSVQGKINDGKLMLIVTVTDTGIGVAEENMPFLFESFRRVGEFNSKRIEGTGLGLTITKQLVDLMDGTITVESELGKGSTFTVMIPQEIRSVEPCGTFSMGPNGDRRVMDRHENFDVFGKILVVDDVAINLRVFSVLLNNTDISVDTALSGPEAIEKIKRNKYDIIFLDHLMPGMDGLELKTLIDNLPDNPNKETPIVMQTANAVVGAKEEYERLGFTDYIAKPIKEEELRKIIRKYII
- a CDS encoding polyphosphate polymerase domain-containing protein → MGQIQKVFNRYEKKFLLDEQTYLAFKKELDEYMLEDEYGLHTIRNIYYDTPDDELIRTSIEGPKYKEKFRVRCYGKPTYDSMCFLEIKKKYKGLVNKRRVAIPMEEAETYLIDGKMPSHPNQIFKEIDYFFSHYPIEPKRYIAYDRLAMYGKEDSEFRVTFDQNIRSRTWNLTLYSDEDNEYLLEPGQRLMEVKISDAMPLWFARLLSKYRGYPTSFSKYGNFYKKQLKEAAEHSLAV
- a CDS encoding DUF4956 domain-containing protein translates to MESILAALQASSVETTFTIVDAIIDALASGILGLIISLTYIKTGKTSKNFARTLIILPILVCIVMLAVNGNFGTSLAVVGAFSLVRFRSLQGSSRDIGFIFFAMAIGIVCAIGELPLAALVTALVCAIHFGLFFTGYANHDGDEKDLRVTIPENLDYSDIFDDLFAKYTKTAKQVAVRTTNMGSMYEINYRIRLNDEKQEKNFLDEIRMRNGNLTVVCGRCDANEAEEL
- a CDS encoding carbohydrate-binding domain-containing protein, giving the protein MKRRIVLALMGLMIIGTLAGCGAITSASNTGDSGSATTAEVTSTKVANSENATSTIDDYKALTVNTDWEEKASVTFTESGMTIDGAGATNEDGVLCITEGGAYTLTGSSSATSIVINTEENVKLILNGVELTSTNGPVIYGAQVKNLYIELASGTTNTLEDSSDYATDSSSGEEIGKGVISCEDDIIILGDGTLNITANHKHGIVSDDKLYIESGNINIVSKGTDGIHANDLISIDGGSINIEAASDMMESEDLFVINGGTITGSSDDEGLEAKGSIYIYGGEIDITTVDDAINAGYYIEINDGKITVTSTNGDAIDCNGNYDGCITINGGEVNATGAQVPEGALDADEASVIINGGKVTASGGCNSPIIENGGENNITGETSTGGGPGGGFGGNGGPGGNGGQKPDGEPPEGFSEGERPELPSK
- a CDS encoding acyl-CoA thioesterase; amino-acid sequence: MAKQEIEVAGAKRQIKITPFEHHTKYHETDQQGIIHPSNYTNWMEDAWMNLMEQMGLGFKQMLDMEISSPVVSQSIEHRSSIKFDETVIVDTKLLSYDGHEMEIAYRIYDKATGEDRAVARSVHCFVNKAGIPISMKRAYPELDTKFFEFK
- a CDS encoding putative glycoside hydrolase, which codes for MKKYISAAAVLGLIVFCGVAAVLQSGEIQETQDDIEAMAQAEVIAEEEVPTSMADWRDNHLKVKGIYVTGPTAGSERMDDIISLVNETELNAVVIDVKDDAGNVTFKMNNENVISMDAGVAYIKDIEKLLAELKKNDIYVIARIPCFKDPILAATHPELALTASDGSPVTDANGNAWVNPTKEEVWDYILSLVDSCCELGFDEIQLDYVRFPIGQNAEEALYGAVSDDDNRQSYITQFLGRVCDEAHKYNVPVAADVFGTIIKSTADAKHVGQDYVTLVSNLDVICPMIYPSHYAAGEFGLDVPDAAPYDTIYAALEGSNEALESLRSGDGASSGNAAGGQGANGAVVRPWLQAFTASWVDGYINYGGPEIRQQIEAVYAAGYEEWILWNSKSDYSMGGLEK